One Natrinema halophilum genomic window carries:
- the glyA gene encoding serine hydroxymethyltransferase, with translation MDHDQVREVDPAVADALEGEVDRQRETLQMIASENHVSEAVLDAQGSALTNKYAEGYPGERYYGGCEYADEVEQLAIDRATELFGAEHINVQPHSGTQANQAVYFAMLEPGDKVLSLDLTHGGHLSHGHPANFTGQLYEVEQYEVDPETGYVDYEALADHAAEFDPDIIVSGYSAYPREIEWERIQTVANDVDAFHLADIAHITGLVAADVHPSPVGVADFVTGSTHKTIRSGRGGIVMTSEEHADDIDAAVFPGGQGGPLMHNIAGKAVGFKEALEPAFEDYAEQVVANAKALGESLIENGFSLVSGGTDNHLVLVDLRDSHPDTTGGDAEEALEDAGIVLNGNTVPGETRSAFNPSGIRAGTPGLTTRGFDEDDCRRVGDLIARVVDSPDDEAVIGDVREEVAVLCEENPLYE, from the coding sequence ATGGACCACGACCAGGTTCGCGAGGTCGATCCCGCCGTCGCCGACGCACTCGAGGGCGAAGTAGACCGTCAGCGAGAGACGCTGCAGATGATCGCCAGTGAAAACCACGTGAGCGAGGCCGTCCTCGACGCACAGGGGAGCGCCCTCACGAACAAGTACGCGGAAGGATATCCCGGCGAGCGCTACTACGGCGGCTGTGAGTACGCCGACGAAGTCGAGCAACTCGCGATCGACCGTGCGACAGAGCTGTTCGGTGCCGAACACATCAACGTCCAGCCCCACTCGGGCACGCAGGCGAATCAGGCCGTCTACTTCGCGATGCTCGAGCCGGGCGATAAGGTCCTCTCGCTCGACCTCACCCACGGTGGTCACCTGAGCCATGGCCATCCAGCTAACTTTACCGGGCAGCTCTACGAAGTCGAGCAGTACGAAGTCGACCCCGAGACAGGATACGTCGACTACGAGGCACTGGCCGATCACGCCGCCGAGTTCGACCCCGACATCATCGTCTCGGGTTACTCGGCGTACCCCCGCGAAATCGAGTGGGAGCGCATACAGACGGTCGCGAACGACGTCGATGCATTCCACCTGGCGGACATCGCCCACATCACTGGGCTCGTCGCCGCGGACGTCCACCCGTCACCGGTCGGCGTCGCCGACTTCGTTACCGGTTCGACCCACAAGACCATCCGCTCGGGTCGCGGTGGTATCGTCATGACGAGCGAGGAGCACGCCGATGACATCGACGCCGCCGTTTTCCCCGGCGGACAGGGCGGTCCCCTCATGCACAACATCGCCGGAAAGGCCGTCGGCTTCAAGGAAGCCCTCGAGCCGGCGTTCGAAGACTACGCCGAACAGGTCGTCGCAAACGCGAAAGCGCTGGGCGAGTCCCTTATCGAGAACGGGTTTTCGCTCGTCTCCGGCGGGACGGACAACCACCTCGTCCTCGTCGACCTCCGCGACAGCCATCCGGATACGACCGGCGGCGACGCCGAGGAAGCCCTCGAGGACGCCGGTATCGTTCTCAACGGGAACACTGTACCCGGCGAAACGCGCTCGGCGTTCAATCCCAGCGGCATTCGGGCCGGCACTCCGGGACTGACCACGCGCGGCTTCGACGAGGACGACTGCCGCAGAGTCGGTGATCTAATCGCTCGCGTCGTCGACAGCCCCGACGACGAGGCCGTCATCGGAGACGTCCGCGAGGAAGTCGCGGTCCTGTGCGAAGAAAACCCACTCTACGAGTAG